Within the Salmo salar chromosome ssa12, Ssal_v3.1, whole genome shotgun sequence genome, the region TTGTTCCTTACCGCCTTTTAAGGACACATCTGCCAGGGCCGCAGCCTTGCACAGCAAAACAGATGGAGCAAGGCTCACAAATCAAACACTTAGCTGCTCTGCAAATGTATTCTGCACTATAAAAAGGCTCCCCCATGCACACTGTAAACACATGGTATATAATGTCAAGTTTACTTTACATGCTGTGGGATTATATCATAGTTTATGTCATACTGTGCTCTCAGGGAGCCAATATGTTATTCTTCATAAATAGCCTTGAAATAAAACTAGACTGGTATTACCAAGACTCGTTTTAATATTTAATATTAATATTTCTAGAGAACATGAATGAGCAAATGCATGTTTTTGTGTAAATCATTGGTAAACAAAGGCTTACAGGGTTACATAATCAAGGATACAGACTGATTTGGATttggagctggagctggaggACAGGCCTGTGATTAATCATCTTAATAGGGCTGTTGCTGGTTGACATCATAGAATGGTGGCCATGCGGGGATGACCATAACAGGCAAGGCACATTGGCAAATTAAACACACATGAAACACAATATCTTGATTCGAATTGGATGATACCGTAGAAACAATTAAGAAAAAtgtactgagttatagttcatagcaggaaatcggtcaattgaaataaaatcattaggccctaatctatggatttcacatgactgggtatacagatatgcatctgttggtcacagatacctttaaaaagaaggtaggggcgtagatcagaaaaccagtcagtatccggtgtgaccaccatttgcctcatgcaatgcgacatctccttcgcatagagttgatcaggctgttaattgtggcctgtagaatgttgtcccactcttcaatggctgtgcaaagttgttgGATATTCCCAGGAACAGGAACCCGCTGTCgcacacgtcaatccagagcatcccaaacatgctcaatgagtgacatgtctggtttgtacgcaggccatggaagaactgggatattttcagcttccaggaattgtgtacagatccttgcaacatggggcagtGCCTCAagaccattgataaaatgcaattgtattcattgtccgtagcttatgcctgcccataccataacccaccgccaccatggggcactctgttcacaatgttgacatcagcaaaccactcgcccacacgacgccatacacgtggtctgcggttatgaggccagttggatgtactgccaattccactaaaacgacgttggaggcagcttatggtagagaaatgaacattaaattatttggcgacagctctggtggacattcctgcagtcaacatgccaattgcactctccctcaaaacttaagacatctgtggcattgtgttgtgtgacaaaactgcacatttttagtggccttttattggcaccagcacaaggtgcacctgtgtaatgatcatgctgtttaatcagcttcttgatatgccacatctttccggtggatggattatcttggcaagaagaaatgctcactaacagggatgtaaacaaatttgttctcCAAGTGTGGGAGAAATaatctttttgtgcgtatggaacatttctgggatattttatttctgctcatgaaacatgggaccaacattttaatgatgtgtttatatttttgttcagtatattactgttTGGATTGTTGTGTGGATTCTTGAAAGTCTTGTCAATGTGTACAGTATACTGTTCAGATTAATTTCATTGTGGAAACATCCCTATGTAATGTTTCTTCTCCTGCAGGGAGAACCCAAGAAGGAGAGCCGGAAACAAGAGTACCTGAGGAAGATGGGCCTGAGTCaggaggggaaggaaggaggagggatcAGGAGGCAATCAAGTATCTCCACTGAACGAGAGAACAAGATGGTGGAGAGAAATAACAAAGGTCCGGACTGTACTAAAGAGGACAGAGCCAGCCTgtctagtagatacaggagagaggagagcaaacAAAAAGACGTGAAAGAGACCACTAGAGAAAGCTTCAAAAGAGTTGAGAGTAGCGACGCTGACGTGAAAGATACAACTAGAGACAGATTCgggagaggggagagtagggACATTGTAGAGAAAGAGGATgccaaagaaagagagaaaattgAGGATAGCAAGCTTAAGGAGAAAAGAGACAATAGATTGAGCACCAGTAATAAGACAAAAGAAATGATCTCGAAGTTACAGGAGAAAAAGGAAAAAGAGGAGAtcaaggagaaagaaagaaaggaggagAGTAGGAAAAGAGGTGAAAACAAGACAAGGGGACTTGTGTCAAAGTTGGTGGAAAAGCAAAGTCACGTTGAAGAGAGTAAACCAGAAGATAAGAAAGCCAGAGTGGAAGAGAAGGACAAGCCCAATAAAGACAAGTTTGACTTGAAACTTGAGCGTCAAAAGTTGCCAAAAGAGGAGGAGAGCGGAAGTGAGAAGCAAGTGGAGAAGGAAGATCCTAAGGTGAAAGTGAAAGAAGATGGTAAGGATAATGAGAAAGACATGGTGTTAAAACGCAAGGACAGTATGAAAGCGAAAGATAGGAGTATCACAGATAAGGAAACAGAAGAGAAACAGGGAAAAGATTTGAATGAAGGACTAAAATCCATCAAGGGTGATGAACAACGTGGGAACTCTGTGGCGAACAAGAGCACACCTAGCAATCCCAAAGTAGAGGAGGAAGAAGACGAGGACTCCAGCATGTTCGATGACCTCATGGAGCAGGTTCGCAGCAACGACCCCACCATGACCGAGCTCAACGTCAACAACTCTGAGGTCATCAAGGCTAAAACACTCATCCAGTTTGCAGAGGCCTTGAATAAAAACACCCACATTAAGACATTCGCCTTGGCCAACTGCCGTGCTGACGACCACGTGGCCTATGCCATCGCGGGCACCTTGCGCAGCAACACGTCTATCACAAGCATCAACCTGGACTCAAACCTTCTCACCCCCAAGGGTATAATGGCCCTGATCCAGGCCTTGCAGAAAAACACTACACTCACCGAGCTGCGCTTCCACAACCAGAGGCACATCTGTGGGGGAAAGACAGAAATGGAAATGACCAAGATATTGAAAGACAACACCACCCTCCTGAAGCTGGGCTATGGCTTTGAGCTTGCCGGCCCACGCATGACCATGACCAACATCCTGAGCCGCAACATGGACAAGCAGCGACAGCGGCGCCTACAGGAGCAGAAGCTGGCCCAGGCCAATGGTGAGAAGAAAGGGGCACTAGAGGTCCCCAAAACTGCTGGAGGATTCCTCCGGGGTTCCCCCAAGGCTTCCCCTAAACCCTCCCCACATCCCTCACCAATGGCCTCGCCAAAGTTGACTCCTAAAAAAGGACCAGGAGTGggacctcctccaccccctcctcctggaggaccacccccacctccaccccccATGCTGGACATAGACTCCCTACGCAACTCCCTGACGCCTGCATCACAGAGGAAGATGGATGATAAGGCCAACAAAACCGGTGTTAACTCCAGGGACCAACTGCTGGACTCCATTAGGAATGCCAATATGAAGAAACTGAAGAAGGTAAGATGGGGAAAGGATCAATTGCTGATAGACAGAAAGAGTTGTAAcacatgtatatatttatatgccTATCCATACACCATCCCCTCTCTTCCTACAGGTTGCGGTACCAAAGCTGTTGCAGTAGTCCTCTGGAATCGAGACCATAACCGAAGAAATAGGAACCACACAGGTGGTCTTGAACGTGGATCAAAACTCCTACACATCCCatgcatagacagacacacagtctgACCACTGTGCTGCGAGGTTGATAAGGCAGGCAAGCAGAGAATGAACAGATGATTTCTATTGGATGCACGGCTTCCACTGTGCCGTGAGTTCTCTCCTTAAGCTATACACTGGACTGCAGGGACCCTGTGGAGCGAGTTTTTCAGCAGGACGTGCCCTGAGGTCCTATATGTCTGCCTTTGTCTGTGTTGATACTTTGCCTGTTATTTGCACTAGATTATGAAGTCGTTCATATGGTATGTTGACAAGCATATGTGGCATGATGtgtacagtataatgtgtggGCGTGGTAACTGATAAGCAGGTCAAACAGTTTTCTGTAAATTCTATACAAATCTACTTTAACATTCATTGAAAAATTGGACTGTAATTTGACAGTTTATTTATTTGTGGAGGGAATCACCTCGTGGCTTGTGACATAGAATTTTGACAAAACTGCTGATTCTCCATGGTATATTATCAGGGAATTAAAATGGGGTTAGACTTCGAAAATtcacagggggaggagagaaggtggTTTGTAATGTGTGTCATTGCCAAATCTCAAGACTGACATCTCAGGCAAAGTTTTCACATAAAAAGCAACCTATAATCCCAGTCTTCTTTGAACGATTCAGTAAGGAAGTTCAGTCTTATTTGGATGTAAGTATGGTCGCCCTTTTAGTAATAACAACGTTATGTATAAAgttattttcatacattttgcTTAAAGTGCAAAAAATTATAATTctaacagaagaaaaaaaacgacaCTGTCAAAAGCAAAGAGAACAAATCACAGAATACTATTTACAGCAACAACAATGCAAATATATTCTAGGCTGGGCGTCTTACGATTAAGGATGTCAAAACAGTTTATTTTATTAACATGTCAGAGCAGCCTTGTTGAGCTATGCAATACtagctcctgagtggtgcagcggtctaaggcactgcatctcagtgctagaggtgtcactacagaccctggttcgatcctgggctgtatcacaaccggctgtgatcgggagtcccatagggcggcgcacaagtggcccagcgtcgtccgggttaggggagggtttggctggggtattctgtcattgtaaataagaatgtgttcttaactgacttgcctggttaaatagaatacaaaataataatacattttaaaaaataataataattggatgtgttgttgtacagagTGTCTCACTGCTCTAAAAGTGACTATTGACTATTTGTATGCATAATGTGGTTTCTCTGTCATATTAGACTTCACTAACTTTACTTACAGAGCTTGTATACCTTTAATAAAAAGTACTGATATGTTTGCAATTGAAAGTGTAATATAATAAACTTTATTTTAACAACTTTGCAATGAAGTACAAAAagaataaaggtaaaaatacatTGTCTAATAATAAGATACAGGATGAGGTAATATCTGTCCATTATTTGATAGTACAGTACTGATACAAAGAAAATGCTAGGGATACGTTTACTGTATTTTGTTTTAATGTTAAACAtctattaaaaaaatattttccttTCAGGGGGACATTCCCATTTTTTAATCTTAATACAATTTCTTCTGCTTGAGAAGTATTCAGTAGGCTATGTCTGTCTATTGCTTGGTTGACAGAATCAGGAATAATGTCCAGCATCTATATAAGATATGTTGTCTTGGTAGAGCCCTGTAACCTGCAATGATATCGAAGCTTTGTGACCGAATGGACCATTCTGTGTGCCATGCCGAGTATACAATGTCAAATGGATCCTAATAAAATGtttgtgtacacacacagagagcactgAAGTGTTCCTTGGGAACAGAAAGCTAATGATCTAATGCGCTGTTGTGTGTATACTGTAAAGTCAATCTGATTTCCATTTCTGTACACATGGCTGGCGGACAAGACTAAATGGAATGTGAACTTTAGctggagagtacagtacagtatactctACAAGTTCTCTCCCACAAGATCATGTCCTTCACACAACCAACAAAAGAGAGAGGACTGTCTACTACCAGTGATTGACTTGGGTGGGAGCTCACTGGAGCGGAGTACCGGCACCTCAATGTTTCTAATGCTAGAGCTCCtgcacctcttatagaatattagctcaaaagtgcctaaatataaacagtaacgGCAACCCGAAGGAGTAcccggcacctatttcagtccaagtcaagcactgctacTAGTTCTGACAACATTTGAGAAGTTGTGAGATGGCTCCTTTAAGGACATCATGTTCAAGGCAGTGGAAAAGCATTGCTCTCTCTGGCCAGTGCACTTGGGGTTGAGAGGGATAGCAACAGGTCAGTTTACATCTCGACTGCCTGGCCTAAACCTCTGCATCCATGAAATGCCTATATTTGGTCATTTCTCAATGAGGAGTTGCACTGTGATTCATTCCTTTCTCGTTCCTAATAATGGGAAGTGGGCCAGCGGTCTGTCTGGCTCTCCCCATGAACGCTGGTCTGATGGGGAGTGGGGTAGGGAGGAATCTGAAAATTATCAGCTTGTGTAATAGCCCAAACAGTGGGCTATTCCTGAAATGATCAGCTTGTGTAATTACACTTTATAACTTGGGCCATGAGTTTTTCCATATGATCTGACAAGAttgacattttagcagacgctcttatccagagtgaataGAGCCTTACTCAAGGGCATGTTGACAGATTGTTCACCTAGTCTTcctggggatttgaaccagcaaccttttggttactgctCTTAACcgcaaggctacctgccaccccagattGGATGGAAAATCTGACCTGTAGGCCTAGAGTCTTTGATGTGATTTGACCgttttttcctggtcaggtcacatgctCAGGAAAAACTTGGGGTACTAATAATTGAAATTAGATTATAAAGAAAGAGTTTGGTCTTTGGGGAGTCTTTAACCAAAAATAGTATTTGGACAGCTAGATGACAAACTAGTTTCCAGAAAATCTATTAAAATCTTAAAGGGCCAAGAGTTTTTTCTGACCATAATAGGGCCCAGAGTTTGTCTTGACTTTCTATTTTAGTGAAGAGTTATCGACGAAGATaaaactacagacagtacagtatgaagctagaaactgcttctccaattgAAATCCCCGATCGCGATTTCATGGCAACGTCACGTTGGCTAGCTAAACTCATGCGAAGAAAACGTAGTCGGGTCTAACCATGGACTGTGGCCGTGTTCGAGAGCATACAAGCCATAATGTATCacgggtaaattgtgactgacagAATGATCTACAAATATTAATGAGTAATTATTTATGACGCAAGGTGATTTGCAGATCAGTCAGCCGGCAGCCGCCTGCACTGTCGGCTGCAATGTCGAACAAGCCAATTAAAAAGGGTCTAATGGTTGTTCCGCGCCGAACTGCGCAAGTGCAAGttgtcaaatcaaaggcactccttcgatataaagttgttttttatGAAAAATgtaaacgtgtcagtttgtcatgttcacaagatcaaatcaaatcaaactttatttctcacgtgctccaaatacaacaggtgtagaccgtaccgtgaaatgctcacttacaagcccttaaccaacagtgcagttcaagaagaatttaagaaaatatttaccaaataaataaagttaaaaataataaaaatataataaaaagtaacagaataacataacaataacgaggctatatacaggggataccagtaccgagtcagtgtgcagggtacaggttagttgaggtaatttgtacatgtaggtaggggtgaaatgactatgcatagataataaacagcgaatagcagcagagtacaaaacaaatggagggggggcatttgattaattgttcagcagtcttatggtttggggatagaagctgttaaggagcctttggtcctagacttggcgctctggtactgcttgcagtgtggtagcagagaaaacactctataacttgggtgactggagtctctgacaattttatgggctttcctctgacaccgcctattatgtaggtcctggatggcaggaagcttggtcccagtgggctatacgcactaccctctgtagtgccttacggtcagatgccgagcagttgccataccaggcggtgatgcaactggtcaggatgctcccaatggtgcagctgtataactttttgaggatcaggggacccatgccaaatcttttcagtctcctgagggggaaaaggttttgtcgtgccctcttcacgactgtcttggtgtgtttggacaccaaggaacttgaaactctcgatccgctccactacagccctgttgatgttaatgggggcctgttcggcctgccttttcctgtagtccacgatcagctcctttgtcttgctcacagtgagggaaaggttgttgtcctggcaccacactgccagttctctgacttcctccctatagcttgcctc harbors:
- the LOC106566054 gene encoding leiomodin-1; this encodes MSRRKVRGLTRTGRQVSEDPDLDNLLSNLSPEEMEELEKEVLVIPDLDPNEGIVIEQPATNAVRDRDAKLDSRERPGKLSQREQSIEGEPKKESRKQEYLRKMGLSQEGKEGGGIRRQSSISTERENKMVERNNKGPDCTKEDRASLSSRYRREESKQKDVKETTRESFKRVESSDADVKDTTRDRFGRGESRDIVEKEDAKEREKIEDSKLKEKRDNRLSTSNKTKEMISKLQEKKEKEEIKEKERKEESRKRGENKTRGLVSKLVEKQSHVEESKPEDKKARVEEKDKPNKDKFDLKLERQKLPKEEESGSEKQVEKEDPKVKVKEDGKDNEKDMVLKRKDSMKAKDRSITDKETEEKQGKDLNEGLKSIKGDEQRGNSVANKSTPSNPKVEEEEDEDSSMFDDLMEQVRSNDPTMTELNVNNSEVIKAKTLIQFAEALNKNTHIKTFALANCRADDHVAYAIAGTLRSNTSITSINLDSNLLTPKGIMALIQALQKNTTLTELRFHNQRHICGGKTEMEMTKILKDNTTLLKLGYGFELAGPRMTMTNILSRNMDKQRQRRLQEQKLAQANGEKKGALEVPKTAGGFLRGSPKASPKPSPHPSPMASPKLTPKKGPGVGPPPPPPPGGPPPPPPPMLDIDSLRNSLTPASQRKMDDKANKTGVNSRDQLLDSIRNANMKKLKKVAVPKLLQ